From Coffea arabica cultivar ET-39 chromosome 2e, Coffea Arabica ET-39 HiFi, whole genome shotgun sequence, the proteins below share one genomic window:
- the LOC113730470 gene encoding uncharacterized protein isoform X3, translated as MQKQYKLITPGSSVLDLGCAPGAWLQVACQSLGPLQKGGAVVGIDLKKVKVPSMHCDARVQTVCADVMSLPKDQIRALSPKQKGFSVILSDMCPLVSGIRARDAALSAELGMRTLELAVGEAGLVQADDSIEQKEQSDVSGSDPEHRGILLPGGHLVVKLLESEDVKDFSHICKPLFKKAARLRPKATRSCSREIYLICQGLLSLKK; from the exons ATGCAGAAACAGTACAAATTGATAACGCCTGGTTCTTCTGTTCTTGACCTGGGCTGTGCTCCTGGTGCTTGGCTTCAG GTGGCATGCCAGAGCTTGGGACCATTACAGAAAGGCGGGGCTGTTGTGGGGATCGATCTTAAG AAGGTGAAGGTTCCGTCAATGCATTGTGATGCAAGGGTTCAGACTGTTTGTGCTGATGTAATGAGCTTACCCAAAGATCAAATTAGGGCTCTCTCCCCCAAG CAAAAAGGGTTCTCAGTCATTCTGTCTGATATGTGTCCGCTGGTTTCTGGGATCAGAGCTAGGGATGCAGCTTTGTCTGCAGAATTGGGCATGCGAACACTTGAATTGGCTGTTGGGGAGGCTGGCTTGGTGCAGGCTGATGATAGTATTGAACAAAAGGAACAATCAGATGTCTCTGGTTCTGATCCAGAGCATCGTGGGATTCTGCTGCCTGGAGGCCACCTTGTTGTAAAGCTTTTGGAGAGTGAAGATGTTAAAG ATTTTAGTCACATCTGCAAACCCCTTTTCAAAAAGGCAGCACGGTTGAGACCTAAAGCTACGAGGTCATGCTCCAGAGAAATATACTTGATTTGCCAAGGATTATTGTCTTTGAAAAAATGA